Proteins co-encoded in one Marmota flaviventris isolate mMarFla1 chromosome 9, mMarFla1.hap1, whole genome shotgun sequence genomic window:
- the LOC114098546 gene encoding olfactory receptor 56B2-like: MLLMFQDLRDSNSSQIQVSEFVLMGFPGIHSWQHWLSLPLALLYLLALGANILILTTIYQEASLHQPMYNFLGILAVVDMGLATTIMPKILAILWFSAKAISLPECFAQMYAIHFFVAMESGIFVCMAIDRYVAICRPLRYPSIVTDSFVIKATLFMAVRNCLSPISVPILAAQKNYCLHNQIEHCFCTNLGVTSLSCDDRKINSINQIFLAWLIMGSDLGLIIVSYALILRSVLKLNSKEAASKALNTCTSHLILILFFYTVIVVISITHSGGMKLPLIPVLLNVLHNVIPPALNPMVYALKNKELRQGLCKLLRLNIKSN; encoded by the coding sequence GATGTTCCAGGATCTCAGAGATTCCAACAGCTCTCAGATCCAGGTCTCTGAATTTGTTCTGATGGGATTCCCAGGCATCCACAGCTGGCAGCACTGGCTCTCACTTCCCCTGGCTCTGCTCTACCTCTTAGCCCTTGGGGCCAACATCCTGATCCTGACTACCATCTACCAAGAGGCAAGTCTGCATCAGCCCATGTATAATTTCCTGGGCATCCTGGCTGTGGTGGACATGGGCCTGGCTACCACCATCATGCCTAAGATTTTGGCCATCTTATGGTTCAGTGCTAAGGCCATCAGCCTCCCTGAGTGCTTTGCTCAGATGTATGCCATCCATTTTTTTGTGGCCATGGAGTCAGGCATCTTTGTCTGCATGGCTATAGATAGGTATGTAGCCATTTGCCGACCATTGAGATATCCATCAATAGTTACTGACTCTTTTGTTATCAAAGCAACCTTGTTCATGGCAGTTAGAAACTGTCTAAGTCCAATTTCAGTGCCCATCTTAGCTGCTCAGAAAAATTACTGTCTTCATAATCAAATTGAGCACTGTTTTTGTACTAATCTTGGAGTCACTAGCCTCTCCTGTGATGACAGGAAAATCAATAGTATCAATCAAATATTTCTGGCTTGGCTGATTATGGGAAGTGACCTGGGTTTGATTATTGTATCATATGCTTTGATTCTTCGGTCTGTACTGAAGCTCAACTCCAAAGAAGCTGCATCTAAAGCCCTAAATACCTGCACTTCCCACCTCATCTTAATTCTTTTCTTCTATACTGTCATTGTTGTTATTTCCATCACTCATAGTGGAGGAATGAAACTCCCCCTCATCCCAGTTCTACTCAATGTGCTACACAATGTTATTCCTCCTGCTCTCAACCCCATGGTGTATGCCCTCAAGAACAAGGAGCTCAGGCAGGGCTTATGCAAGTTGCTTAGGCTGAACATCAAGAGCAACTAA